The Clostridiaceae bacterium HFYG-1003 genome includes a window with the following:
- a CDS encoding GNAT family N-acetyltransferase: MGEIRTVQPEDQESWYRLDRHLPESEFQKKIRDRQGYVLLEHNKIIALLRYNLFWDNTPFCTLLFVELQSRGKGFGRRLMEHWANDMKDHGYGMVMVSTQVDEDAQNFYRKLGYKDCGGLTLDLPGYEQPMELFMVKAL, from the coding sequence ATGGGAGAGATTCGAACTGTTCAGCCGGAAGATCAAGAAAGCTGGTACCGTCTTGACCGGCATTTGCCGGAGAGTGAATTTCAAAAGAAAATACGAGACCGACAGGGCTATGTTCTGCTGGAACATAATAAAATAATTGCCCTTCTGCGGTACAACTTATTCTGGGACAATACGCCATTCTGCACCTTGCTGTTCGTGGAGCTCCAGTCTCGTGGAAAGGGATTTGGAAGACGCCTGATGGAGCATTGGGCGAATGACATGAAAGACCACGGCTATGGCATGGTGATGGTATCAACTCAGGTGGATGAGGATGCCCAGAATTTTTATCGAAAACTCGGTTATAAAGACTGCGGTGGACTTACACTAGACCTTCCCGGGTATGAGCAGCCCATGGAACTGTTTATGGTCAAAGCACTTTGA